The Pseudorca crassidens isolate mPseCra1 chromosome 3, mPseCra1.hap1, whole genome shotgun sequence genome includes the window AATCACAGTAGCAAGGGCTGACCCAAACTTCCCAGATATGCGTATGTGCCAATCAACCCCTGTTACTCAGTACTACAAATCAGTCCAGTCTACCAGCTCTGCTAATTACTAATACCTGAAATTAGGACAAACCTAAAAGAAAGCTGCCATATTAAGCATGAGAATTTTGTCATCACGACAAAATGATGTCAGGGCTGGAGGGACCACAGAGATCATCTCCAATtcacttcattcaacaaatgaatGAGCACAACTCTATCATGGCAGAAGCTCTAAAAGTCCACTGATAGCTTGGCTAATACTCTTTCAGGAGTATTACCATCTTCAAGTGTTTTCTCTGAGTGTCAATTCTGAAAAAGCAATAGCCTTAGGACCTACATATTTAAGGAGATACAATACAGTGCAGGGACCAGAGGGTACAGGGGTAAGGAGACAGAACATATACAGTTAAAGATAAGCAACAATTAGACTGCAGATACTTGCACTGAACTGCAAAAACAGTAAGTGGTAAAGAACATTCTAGAAGAGACTACTGCAGATTAAGATTATAAGGAAGGCAAGCCTCCTACTTGAAGAATGTAGCAGGGCTGGAGCAGGAAGAAGCAGAGACTTTCCACTCTCAGGTCTGGTGCCACCTTCTTGTGCGTCAGTAGGAATGACCATTCTGAGTCACAGAGGAGCCTGAGGCTTATGGGGTCAGAAACTTCCCCAAGGAGACACAAACCCAAGAATCCATCTTCTTAGGCAACATGATGATGAATGCCAGACCAAGGGGAATCTCAACACTACAAACAAACAATCTCATACTCCCAACTCAGCAGGGCTCTGTAAAGGATCCAGGAAACCCATGCTCTTATGTCGCTGGAACGCTAACGAAGATCTCAGGTGTTTAAAACTCCTGACCTCCTGTACAGAAGACTGGTGTCTTCTTTAGGGGCTTTATGTGTGAGCTCCCTGCACACAGTGGGACTGTGTGGAAGCTCCCTGCGTGGGGCAGAGCAGCTGGGAGGGTGCCTTTCCTCTTTAACAGTGGTTCACTCTGGACAAAAGGAACTGTAAAGCCAAAGTGTCTTCATCAGACCTTTCTCCCTAGTAAGAAGGACACTCACCTGAGCACTCTGAAACAGACATAAAACAGACTACAGAGTGTCGCTGGACTAGGGCTTCTCACAGGACAGGGAAGCAAGGGTGTGTAGACCTTCAGCTTTTATGACTGACACACCTACAGTCCCCCATGAGCTGTGAGGTCCCCGGCGAGCCACCGGCACAACCTGCTAGCACTGTCCTGCCATGAGGCCACTCGGCAGTTATTCAGATGTGAATAATAGAAAAGTTTTTACTCTCAGCATTAGGGACTACTAACCCCATCAACCATGGTTTTCAGTGTTTCCACGTTCAAAACAAATGTCAGAGGCAAGGTACCTCTGGCCTCAGTCACTGCAATGTGCTCACAGCTCGGGTCAGCCCCTGAAACCAGCTAGACTCTGGTTCTCCTGGCTGAAAAGAGCCTCCTGCCACTTGGCCACCCCCTGTCTGCCATGAACCACCCCCAAGAGAGTCGAGGAGGGGCCATATCTTGTTTACCGCTATTCCCCATACTTTGAGACTTTGATTTAGCATGAAAATTGAATTTATATTAACAATTGCCTGACCCAAGCTGTCATTCCTGAGTGTGTACTGAGAGGTATTCCCTAAGCACTGAGTGAGATTATGCACAAATTCCCCAAAGAATTACTGAGTCTGGCATTGCAGCATCCAAGGAACCATGCTGTAGTTCCAACTCCAGCTCTGCCACAAACTTTATGACTGTGGAAAAGCTATTTCATCTTCTGGGCCTCTGTTTAACCATGAAAATAACTAAAAGACCTAAGGGCAATATCAGCtctaaattattctaaaattcaaaaagagagaaaagttagaggaaagaaaatttaagagaagAACAGAAACACTTCTCATGATTGTACTAATACAAGAAATATGAGAAAAGTACTCAGGTTTGACAAATACcaaggaaaaagcaaaaggaaaaacctGTGGCCACAACTTTTCCTACCACAGATTTCCATGGCAGCTTTCCCAACAGACCAAAATAAATGAGGATTAAGTGGAAGGGCCAAAGTGAGAACAACATTCCCGTGTGCATTAGAATGACCCCACCcacaccctccctctccctcagctGAGGACTCTGATACCACACCTGTTCCTGGGTGTCCTGCCTTTCCTCTGGTCTCCATGCACAGTTTGCGGGAAGCAGTGTCCCCGCTCCCTCCCTCAAAGACCAGATTCTAGTCTGGTCTCCATCCCTTCGACACTAGGAAAGGgcatgctttttttcccctaaaggccaggtagtaaatattttaggctttgtgagcaCATGGTCTCCCTTAAACTATTCTGCCATTGTAGAGTAGAAGCAGCCAGCGACAATACAGAAACAAAGGGGTGTggctgttccaataaaacttcactTATAAAACAGGTGGCAGCCAGActtggcccatgggccatagtttaCCAACCCGTCCTAGATCATCTCATCAGTTTACACTCACGCTCTAAGACCATCTTAaaacagacaccctccccacATCCCCGCAGTCCTCTCCACTTACTGCTCCTCCAAGAGACTCCAAATGCTTCCCTGTGCTTGCCCCCCAACCACCAGCCAGGAATCTCCCCCTCCAGACAGGCTCCTGTCCCCGCCACTCGCTGACACTTCTCTGTCCAGGCCTCCAGGTGGCCAAATCCAATGCCCACATCTGTTCTAACCTCTGTCCAACACACCTGCCCATCTCCTGAGACACATCACGTCTTGGTTTCCCGGATACCATGCTCCCCTGGTCTCCCACTCCCTGGGGCCTGTCTTCAGTCTCCTCTGCTGATTCTTCCTCTTCCACCTGACTGCTAAATGCTGGAATGACCAGGTCACAACCTTGGTCCTCTTAATCAATACTCTCTAAGTGAGTCAACACAGTTTCACAGCATTAAATATCACCTTCCAGCTGTTGCCTGGCCTGCCAAACTTTCCTCTCCAGCCCAGACTCTCTGAGACTTGAGTATTGCCTGGGCGTCTCCACATGACCATCTAACAGGCATCTGCAATTTAGCAAGCCCCTCCTTCTGCTCCTGCATTTCAGTGAAGGCACTGCCAGGTGAGTTCTCCTGGATCCCCTCTTCCTCATCCCTCTCAATCTGTCAGCAAGTTTTGGCAGTTGTATCTCACATCTGCCGTCTGCaccgccccccatccccacagcCACACGACTATGCAACACTGTCATTACTCTCCTGGACAACTTCCCACCTGACCTCCTTGTTTCACTCTGCCTCCCACTACCCGTTCTCTAGCCAGCAGCCAATGTGACAGtcataaaacaaaattagaaaatatcattCTTCTGCTGAAACCCTTCCCCATGTACCTCGAGTAAAGTCCAAAGTCGCCACCCAAGTCATGTAGGCTTTACTAACTACAGCCTCACCGACCAGCCCGTACcctctctctgctctgctctgttcCTGTCTCAGGCTCCCCACCTGCTGCTCCTGGGACTCTGAACAGCCAACTCTACCTCACTCTCCAGGCCTCTGCTCCAGTGGCATCCTTGCCCCTTCACCAACCACAGCACTCACCAACCACAGTACTCACCATAATTCCAAAAAGCCTGTGAATGTGCTTACACGTTGACCAACTCAGTCAAAACAATGGAGAAGGCAAACATTACAAGGAGGGTGCCTTGTGCACAATGCTGGTGCATCATAGGAACCCATTAAATACGTGTTGAGTGAACCACAAATCATATGATGTGAAAACATTAACTGTGTCCACTGTGGACAGTTTTCTTCCATCTATCTGCTGAACTAGGTCTTCACTCTATGCTAAGTTCACAGAGTCCTCATTTGGTCCTCACCTGCTGTAAACTGGAACCCACATCTTCCAGTGAAAACACAACATGCCTGCTGAATTAGGGAGAAGAGGTCATGGCAAGGTACCTCAAGAGTCTTTGAGACTAATCCACACAGTGATGCTCCTGGGGAAGAAATGAATGGTCACAGGGACTGAACTAATTAACACACTGCAATTAGTATAATGGATCTCTCTTAGCACTTCCATCAGACCTGTGTTCTGGAGTAGACTCAGTATCAAGTAAACATCCTATTTTTAGTTAATTTCCAAAGTAACAGACTAAGCAACATTTTATACACCTTCCAATAACTCCTGACCACAAGAAGGCTTAGAGTCAGAACACTGGGAGCAGTGTCTCCAGGCACCAGTGGCCAGTCTTTTCCATTACCTTCACCTCCTGCTCCTCAGAGGCTCTCACTTTCAACCGGGGAGGTTTGCAGGTGTTCGTTTCATTACAATAACATAGCCTATTCACATGGTACGTGCTATCTTTCTAACCTCTCAGAGCAGACAACTAGGATTTTATGTTATTCCCACTGCATCTCCTACAAAATGCTAACTTTTAAACTCCACTcctgccatttttctttctggccCTCTGTGGGGTGTGTCACTGAGATGTGACAAGGCTTAGAGCAGTACCCTGCTCCCAGATTCTGAGTcaggtctgggtggggcccaagaatgtgcatttcccaccagttcccaggtgatgccaggGCTGCCGTCTAGTGGCCTTGGAGGGACACAGACCTGTGTTCCAGTCCCCTGTTCTCACTAGTTATGTCAGGGCCTCATGCGTATAGTTGTGATAATACTGTCAACACCAGCGAGCCATCATGTGAACTAGGGGAAATACAGGACAAAATGCCTGGTCCAGGGCAAATGCTCAAGAAAGGAGACCTTCTTTCCTACCCTGAGTTACTGGTTCAGTTGCCCCAACAATCCTGGGGAGCATGTGGACCTGCTGGCCTAAAGCGTCCCCTTTATTATGAAACTTAGTCTCAACCACAGAGCTTCAGAAGCTAGAATCCTGGGATTCTTCCCAGGCAATGTCTATCTGAATTTCATATTTCCCCTGTGAGGCAAACTTTGAGCCATATTTCTCAGTTCTTTAGACAATTATGAACATTCTGCTTCCCACACTTTTTCTATTTGCCTTCCATGATCtgcactcaccacaactaaaacCAAATAATTAAGGAACATCTGGTCAATATGTGGCAAGAAATTGACATctgttaatctttttaaaaaagttaaaagcagcaaaagcttatatatataaacttacatacatataaaatagaaagagagaCTGTGTCTTTGTGTATGTGCGCGCGCATGcgcacgcgcgtgtgtgtgtgcgtgtgtgtgtgtgtgtgtgtacagggagggacaaagagaaaaaaaatgaatgaatgagtgcatgCCTGGAAGGATAACTCTATATCAAGAAACAAAAGCTGCTCATCTCTGGATGAAATTAAGGGTgactctttttctccattttaactTCCCAGTGCATTCTAACTTTCTGCCCAACACTGGCCCAATGAAGAATTCCACAGCTTGACCATGTGAGGTACAATGAGACAGACTGGGAAGGGAGCACAGTGCACACAGAATCACACAACCCCTCACACTGCTCTGGTTGCAACGAACTCTCCACTCCAACATCTTGCCCATGTTCTCAGCTCCCACTTTAGACCCCTCCTATACCTGGACTTCAGACTCTCCCTAACTCACTTTTTCCTAGTCCTCCCCTTCTCTGCCTTTCCCCACTTCTGGTCCTCGCTGTTCACCTTCTGCATAAGCTTCATACCCCTTGGAAAGAGTCCCCCCTCAAGCCCCGCTCCAAAGCTCAGAGCCCTCATATCCCCAGAATCTCACTTATGCCATCTATAAGGGTAAATAAACAAGATTACATCTTCACTGTTTAACAAAGGGGAAGAAGTTGCCCCTTCCCTGCCCTTTGAGTGTTTCCTTTAGTCAAGAATGAAACAAACTCAGTGTTCAGATTTTACAGGGCACAGTCACCACCTGCTGACTCAGAGCAGTAAACACGGACCTCCAGAACTGAGGCAGGAGTCACTCATCAGCTGCAGACTACACTGGTGCATCTATTTTTCCCTCAAGGAGATGAGAGAGGTCTTAACAGTTCATTCTTCTACTTCCTTGTGTATAAAATGTGTGACGTTCTGCCCAGCTCTGTACTCTCTTGAAGATGCCTTACATGCATGTAATCTGCTCATACAGTAATGaaactgttttcttcctttccatattGATATGGGTAGGAAAGACATCTATTTCTCCAACATGCTGAGACCCTGACGTGTCACCCCCACCCAAGTTCCTCTTTGATGTCCCCCATTTCAGGTCTGCTGGTGTGCACAGCCTCATATCCCCACCCTTGATGCCCCCACACCTTCACTTCAGACCCACCCTATTCCCCCAGCAACCCCTCCGGGTCCCCACCATTGCCCTAGTCCCCCAGCATGCCTCCAGGTCCCCACCATGCCCTTCAGGTCCCACCATCCTCTCCTAGTCCACAGCATTTCTTCCGGGTCCACAGCATTTCCTCCGGGTCCCCAGCATCGCCCTAGGCCCTCAGAACCTCCCTAGTCTCCCAGCATCCCCACCAGGTCCCACCATCACCGGCAAGTTACAGCATTCCTTCCAAGTCCCCATCAGCCCCCTAGGCCTCCATCATCGCCCTAGTCCCCCAGCATTCCCTCCAGGTCCCCAGCATCCCCTTAGACACCCAGCATCCCTCAGGACACTACCTTTGGCCCTTGTGCCTCTCTGGTAGCCCAGCCCACATCCCACCACCTTCCGTAGTCCTTGGAGCATTGAAAAGAGGAGGAGTCCTCACTTCGCCGGTAGCGTTAGGAGGGACCCTGACGGaagagcacaggcccagctgcaGACTGGAGACACGCCTTACCTGAGTCGCGGGGGAGGCGCGAAGTCGACAAAACTGGGGGCCGACACCGTTCAACAATCTCTGAAGCCGCGGGGGCGGGGGAACCTGGAGCTGGGAAGATCGTGCTGTGGGCCGCTCCTGTGCCTGCGCCGGGTGAGGGCCGTAGAATGCAGCGAGCATGCGCCCAAGAACTGGCTCGCCGTGTTTCAGGCTCGGCCAGGAACTTAGACCGCGGGCTCTAGGTTCCGCTCGAGTGCTCCGGGACGACCGCGGCCTATGAGTGTCTGTACCTCGCCGCTTTCGCTCTGGCCGGCGCGGGGCTGTGAGGCGCGGGTGCTCAGAGCGTGTACTCCGGAAGCAGGTTTAACAAATACTTCCTTTTTCACCTCCCTGTTTAAAGAGCAGAGAAGTGGGAAGCCGGAAGCCGGATTCTGGGCCTCCAGGAGCACTCTGTCCCCAGCAGCTCCTCCGACTCCGCGCAGCGTCTGTGACCGCCCCGCAGCCCTCCTTGTGCCCTGCAGCTCCTCCGACACCCCCCCGAGCCCCGCCCTGTTCCCGGGAGCCCTCCAGATCCCCCCGGCAGACTCCCACCCCACTCATCCCGCGCGCCAGGGACGGCGAACCTGGCCCGGGATGGACAGGGAGGCGCGCGTGTTCGCCGAGAGCCACTTCCGAGGCCTTGAGGGGTGTCTCCCCCGCAGGGTCTGCCCGAAACTGGACCGCGTGGACTTCATCGAGAAGCCGGACTCCTTTTCCTACGCCGACTTTTTCAAGGGTTACCTGCTCCCTAACTTACCCTGTGTTTTCTCCAGCGCCTTCACCGAGGGCTGGGGCAGCAGGAGGCTCTGGGTGACACCCAGTGGAAAGCCCAACTTCGATTATCTGCTTCAGAACTATGGTAAGGACTGAGCGCGAGTGCCCCGGGCAAGAACAGCATGGAGTGCAAACACAGGACTAGACTCTTAGGTCGGACTGTGAGGGAGGGCGCAAATGAGGACAGCCACAGAGGGCTTGAGGGAGGCAAGGCATGAGTCACTCCCCAGAAGAATTCACCTGGAGACGGTGTAGCAATGAGTTGGAGGGCAGACAGGGTCAGGGAGGATTGACAGGCTGGAGGACTCAGAAAAGTCTTGTCCCTGACCCTTTCCTTTCAGGAGACGTGGTTGTACCTGTTGCAAATTGTGGGGTCCGGGAATACAACTCCAACCCCAAAGAACACATGACCCTCAGGGACTACATCAGCTACTGGAAAGAGTACATTCAGGGAAACTACTCCTCTTCACGGGGCTGTCTCTATCTCAAAGACTGGCATCTGTGCAGGTAAAGGAGCCTGGAGCACTGGCCACAGCACTGCTTTTCAGTTCTGAGTGAGCCCTGGCTGCACACGGAGGAACTCATCTTTTCCCCAGTTCGGAATTTAACCCACTTTCCTCGGCCTGGTTGGAAGTGTCATTCTCTCCAATCATGGCCATCTCACCATGCctgcacaggcttggttgctatGAGGAATGTGGGCCTGGCAGAGGCACAGATGGGCTATGGTTACTCACCTCTTCTTTGTCACATTTGCCCAGAACCATGCTTGTCATCTTCACCTCCATCTAACTGGCAGCATCCAGCCTTTGCCTGTTCTCTCAGATGCCCCTGGGACCAGCCTCCCCTGTCCAGACCTACTTCTCCAAGTCAGGCCTGTTATCATCCACCTTGGCTGTTGCGAGTCTCCAGACTAGCTGCCCCGCCTCAAGTCCTGCACCCCACTGCTAAAGTCCAAGTGAGCTTTCAAGCAGGACTGTGCCCCAACCATTTAAAATCTCCATCACTAACAAGCAATGCCAACTCTTTAACAAGGCCTTCCGAGATCTGTTGCCACTACCATATGCTTCTTCCACCTGGGGAGCTCAAAGGATGTGCTCTGAGAAACGCCTCGCTCTTGAAGGCAGCCCCACCCCTTCTGCTGGCCTTCCCACTCTCTGAGGTGGTCCTTAGGTTTTGTAGCCATTTCCCCTGCCAGGGGTATGCTTTTCACAAGCAGAGAGGAGGTCCTAGTCAGACCCCCGCCATCTAGCACAGGGCCCTGGCACCGATCAGGTGCTCatttaatgaatgagtgaacagtgGAATTCTTGTTTTGCTGATGCAGGAActaagactcaaaaaaaaaaaaaaaaaattcaggcccTTGTGATTCCCAAGAGCAATCCAAGAGTACATGAAGGGCACGAGCATCCTGCTCAAAGTTTGCCCTTGGTACTGTCTGCCACACAGCTTCTTACTTGTCAGAGAGACCTGGCCCGGCAGACAGTCACTAAGATGCAACCAGACTCTGATCCTAGACTTCACGGACTCATATTCCAACAGCACAGATGGACTCATAGATTCAGACACTCGTGCACTGTGAATTTGTGCTTCAGATAAGCAACGAGTAGTTTTTTGggtataagtatgtcccaggTATTACAAGGGGCATACTTATCCTAGAAACTTGTTcactgtttatttgaaattcagtcTTGAGGAAGTGTCTTGCGTTTTCCTTGGCaacccaaaaataaaaagaacaaaggaaggcCTGGATCAGGCACGCAGGGGTAGCCACATGGGAGGTGATATCTGAGCAGGGTTTTGAACGATAAGCAGGAGACTGTCACTGTACAAAGGCATGGCAGCGGAGGGACCTGCATGGTGTTCTGGGGAACTACTGGTGGTTTGGTACTACTAAGGCTCTCCCCTGTCATGGGCTCTGACCGAGAGTGTTGTGTGACCATGTTGTTGGTAGAACTGCACTCTCCCTTGGGCTGGTTTAGAATGCTCCTCTGTTTGGGACCCCATTGGTTGGGTTGTGGGGATGGATCCAGGGAAGTGAGGGGTTGAAAAGGACCTCCGTGTACCTGGGCTGTCGTCACGCCTGGGCCTGTGGCTTTGAATCTTCTCGGCAGAATCAAGGTCACTGGTGTGGTTAAAAAAGTGGAGGAGGCCCCCAAATTCTGGAAACCAGCATGATGCAGATGATGCATTTAAACCCCAGCTCAGCCCGAAGCTGAAATCCTGGAATGGGTGTGGGAGTGGCCAGGAACATCTAGGTCACTGCCTGTACAAGTTGTCTAGGCTGTGTCACAGCACCCCCAAAACCATTTCATCTGCTTACAACTCTGGTTCAGTCATTTGGGCAGGGATCAGCTAGGGCTACTTGGGGCTGTGGTCATCTGGTGGCGGGTCTATGGCTGGGTGGTCTGAGGTGGCCCCACTTCTGGTGGTTGGTGCTGACTCCAGAAGGCAGGTCAGGGGTCATTCACATAATTTCAAAGCTCTCATGATATTTCATGCACTCAGGACGTGGGTGCCGGGAGGTTGGCTTGTAGCCACTTCTGTAGCTTCATGCCACTTTCTAAAGGGACTCCTCGGCGGAGGGCGTGTTCACTCTGCCCATATACTTCTCATCTGACTGGCTCAACGAGTACTGGGATGCCCTGGACGTGGATGACTACCGCTTCATCTACATGGGGCCCACCGGCACCTGGTAACCGCCTGTCTGCTCCCACCCACCATCCTACACCCCGTCCCTGGTCACTCTCCTGAACCTTCCTGCTGGTGTGTCAGCTCTTGCCCAGAGCCTCTCAGAGATTCCTGTTAGCCACGTAATGGAGTCGGCTGCCAGGTCTGGCATTTCTAAGCCCACTTACCTCTTTCCTCTGTGGAAAGAGCTCGTGCACCTCCTGTGTGATgttctggggtgggggaggcttgGCCCTCCCACCTGGCTCACAGGCCAGGTGTGAGAGCTGGGGACCACTGAGCCTGGCCAGTCTACTCAGAAGAAGCAAAGCCCACATCCAAGCCACACAGCACCAACAGAAGCTCTCGCACAGGTCGCCGTTCCATGCTGACATTTTCCGCTCCTTCAGCTGGTCCGTCAACATCTGCGGGAGGAAAAAGTGGTTCTTCTTCCCACCGGGGCAAGAAGAAGCCCTGCGGGATTGCCACGGTAGCCTGCCCTACGACGTGACCTCCCCCACACTCCTGGATAGCCGCCTACACCCCATGCGAGATCACTGTAGCCCCCCACTGGAGGTCACACAGGAGGCAGGCGAGATGGTGTTTGTGCCCAGTGGGTGGCACCATCAAGTCCACAACCTGGTATGCTGGGCACTCCCTACCCCATGTGCTGTGGCCCAGATGGGTCAGGGAGACAGGCCACAGGGCTCCACTGAGCTGACTCTTACCCCCGTTCACCTGTGCCCCTTGGCCTGCTCAGCAGCTCTTCTTGCCCTCGGCACCTTCCTAAATGCGTTCCTGCAGAGAGAGGGCTGAGCCCACCCGCCCTGATCCCATAGAGTGGGCAGGCTGTCCCTCTGGGAGAGCCTGGGTATGGGATGGGGCAGGCCATGGGCAAGGCTGGTACTGCATGTGGCTATATTGGTTCCCTGCATGCAGCACTGCTGAGGGCCCCcagcctctttccctccctcccatgttGCTTTCCTGGGCAACAGTGGGCAAGGGAT containing:
- the JMJD4 gene encoding 2-oxoglutarate and iron-dependent oxygenase JMJD4 isoform X2 is translated as MSVCTSPLSLWPARGCEARVLRACTPEAGLTNTSFFTSLFKEQRSGKPEAGFWASRSTLSPAAPPTPRSVCDRPAALLVPCSSSDTPPSPALFPGALQIPPADSHPTHPARQGRRTWPGMDREARVFAESHFRGLEGCLPRRVCPKLDRVDFIEKPDSFSYADFFKGYLLPNLPCVFSSAFTEGWGSRRLWVTPSGKPNFDYLLQNYGDVVVPVANCGVREYNSNPKEHMTLRDYISYWKEYIQGNYSSSRGCLYLKDWHLCRDSSAEGVFTLPIYFSSDWLNEYWDALDVDDYRFIYMGPTGTCWSVNICGRKKWFFFPPGQEEALRDCHGSLPYDVTSPTLLDSRLHPMRDHCSPPLEVTQEAGEMVFVPSGWHHQVHNLEDTISINHNWVNGCNLANMWHFLQQELCAVQQEIIEWRDSMPDWHHHCQVIMKSCSGINFEEFYHFLKVVAERRLLLLAKGMGPGKVEGGKGTRLGPQQAAFDICRIAEVLESVVAHPDFQRVDTSAFSPRPEELLQQLEEAVATTTSL
- the JMJD4 gene encoding 2-oxoglutarate and iron-dependent oxygenase JMJD4 isoform X1, which encodes MSVCTSPLSLWPARGCEARVLRACTPEAGLTNTSFFTSLFKEQRSGKPEAGFWASRSTLSPAAPPTPRSVCDRPAALLVPCSSSDTPPSPALFPGALQIPPADSHPTHPARQGRRTWPGMDREARVFAESHFRGLEGCLPRRVCPKLDRVDFIEKPDSFSYADFFKGYLLPNLPCVFSSAFTEGWGSRRLWVTPSGKPNFDYLLQNYGDVVVPVANCGVREYNSNPKEHMTLRDYISYWKEYIQGNYSSSRGCLYLKDWHLCRDSSAEGVFTLPIYFSSDWLNEYWDALDVDDYRFIYMGPTGTWSPFHADIFRSFSWSVNICGRKKWFFFPPGQEEALRDCHGSLPYDVTSPTLLDSRLHPMRDHCSPPLEVTQEAGEMVFVPSGWHHQVHNLEDTISINHNWVNGCNLANMWHFLQQELCAVQQEIIEWRDSMPDWHHHCQVIMKSCSGINFEEFYHFLKVVAERRLLLLAKGMGPGKVEGGKGTRLGPQQAAFDICRIAEVLESVVAHPDFQRVDTSAFSPRPEELLQQLEEAVATTTSL
- the JMJD4 gene encoding 2-oxoglutarate and iron-dependent oxygenase JMJD4 isoform X5; this translates as MSVCTSPLSLWPARGCEARVLRACTPEAGLTNTSFFTSLFKEQRSGKPEAGFWASRSTLSPAAPPTPRSVCDRPAALLVPCSSSDTPPSPALFPGALQIPPADSHPTHPARQGRRTWPGMDREARVFAESHFRGLEGCLPRRVCPKLDRVDFIEKPDSFSYADFFKGYLLPNLPCVFSSAFTEGWGSRRLWVTPSGKPNFDYLLQNYGDVVVPVANCGVREYNSNPKEHMTLRDYISYWKEYIQGNYSSSRGCLYLKDWHLCRDSSAEGVFTLPIYFSSDWLNEYWDALDVDDYRFIYMGPTGTWSPFHADIFRSFSWSVNICGRKKWFFFPPGQEEALRDCHGSLPYDVTSPTLLDSRLHPMRDHCSPPLEVTQEAGEMVFVPSGWHHQVHNLQELCAVQQEIIEWRDSMPDWHHHCQVVAERRLLLLAKGMGPGKVEGGKGTRLGPQQAAFDICRIAEVLESVVAHPDFQRVDTSAFSPRPEELLQQLEEAVATTTSL
- the JMJD4 gene encoding 2-oxoglutarate and iron-dependent oxygenase JMJD4 isoform X3, producing MSVCTSPLSLWPARGCEARVLRACTPEAGLTNTSFFTSLFKEQRSGKPEAGFWASRSTLSPAAPPTPRSVCDRPAALLVPCSSSDTPPSPALFPGALQIPPADSHPTHPARQGRRTWPGMDREARVFAESHFRGLEGCLPRRVCPKLDRVDFIEKPDSFSYADFFKGYLLPNLPCVFSSAFTEGWGSRRLWVTPSGKPNFDYLLQNYGDVVVPVANCGVREYNSNPKEHMTLRDYISYWKEYIQGNYSSSRGCLYLKDWHLCRDSSAEGVFTLPIYFSSDWLNEYWDALDVDDYRFIYMGPTGTWSPFHADIFRSFSWSVNICGRKKWFFFPPGQEEALRDCHGSLPYDVTSPTLLDSRLHPMRDHCSPPLEVTQEAGEMVFVPSGWHHQVHNLEDTISINHNWVNGCNLANMWHFLQQELCAVQQEIIEWRDSMPDWHHHCQVVAERRLLLLAKGMGPGKVEGGKGTRLGPQQAAFDICRIAEVLESVVAHPDFQRVDTSAFSPRPEELLQQLEEAVATTTSL
- the JMJD4 gene encoding 2-oxoglutarate and iron-dependent oxygenase JMJD4 isoform X4, producing MSVCTSPLSLWPARGCEARVLRACTPEAGLTNTSFFTSLFKEQRSGKPEAGFWASRSTLSPAAPPTPRSVCDRPAALLVPCSSSDTPPSPALFPGALQIPPADSHPTHPARQGRRTWPGMDREARVFAESHFRGLEGCLPRRVCPKLDRVDFIEKPDSFSYADFFKGYLLPNLPCVFSSAFTEGWGSRRLWVTPSGKPNFDYLLQNYGDVVVPVANCGVREYNSNPKEHMTLRDYISYWKEYIQGNYSSSRGCLYLKDWHLCRDSSAEGVFTLPIYFSSDWLNEYWDALDVDDYRFIYMGPTGTWSPFHADIFRSFSWSVNICGRKKWFFFPPGQEEALRDCHGSLPYDVTSPTLLDSRLHPMRDHCSPPLEVTQEAGEMVFVPSGWHHQVHNLQELCAVQQEIIEWRDSMPDWHHHCQVIMKSCSGINFEEFYHFLKVVAERRLLLLAKGMGPGKVEGGKGTRLGPQQAAFDICRIAEVLESVVAHPDFQRVDTSAFSPRPEELLQQLEEAVATTTSL